A region of the Phaeodactylum tricornutum CCAP 1055/1 chromosome 1, whole genome shotgun sequence genome:
GATGGACGACATAAGTGACACAGCATCCGATGACCAGAAGGACACGGTACATGTGAGTAACAGTCGGACAATCAAGTTCAAAGGAAACGAAGACGAATGGCGAACCTGGAAAGGGAAGACGATTGCGACCGCAATGCAACATCGTTTCTACCAAGCGCTATTTATGCAGGAAACCCTGGCATCTATGGAAGAGGTGAATGCAGGAACTGCAAGCAAGACTGCGCGGAAAGCGTTCTTGAGAAACGTCCAGGCTTATGCCCATCTGGCACTGTGCTGCGAAAAGACCGCATACTCTTATGTCGAAAATGCGGTGACGGAACGAGCGCCGATGGGCGATGCCTACGAAGCATGGAAGAAACTGTGCGAGAGGTACGAACCGAAAGAAATCGAATCGGACTACACAAGTATTGAGCATTCATTTAAGGACTGTACTATTGGCAGTATTAATGAAAACGTGGAGGAGTGGTTTCTGGAGCTTGAGTACTGGAATACAAGGATGGGCAAGATCAAGCAGTCCTACATGCGGGATGACCTTCAGATGAAGGCACATATAATTGACCAGCTCCCCGAGGCCTATGAAGCTGTGAAAGTCAAGTTAAGTGGAGCTTACACGACCACGTCAATGGAGGCATTTAAGAGGATCATTCTAGACTTCTGGAAAAGGCATAGCAAGACAGACAATAACAAGGTCATGTCCCATTCTGAGGTGAAAGAAAAGTGTGGACACTGTGGGAAAGCAGGACACTCACAAGACAAGTGCTGGAGTAAGCCAGAAAACAAACACTTGCGCCCCAACGGAAAGCAGGGtgggaag
Encoded here:
- a CDS encoding predicted protein yields the protein MEGEDRIGNEEEDNPEAEAEVEAESEEEELVMDDISDTASDDQKDTVHVSNSRTIKFKGNEDEWRTWKGKTIATAMQHRFYQALFMQETLASMEEVNAGTASKTARKAFLRNVQAYAHLALCCEKTAYSYVENAVTERAPMGDAYEAWKKLCERYEPKEIESDYTSIEHSFKDCTIGSINENWSLHDHVNGGI